The following are encoded in a window of Methanocella sp. genomic DNA:
- a CDS encoding DUF2102 domain-containing protein — protein sequence MDETWMIFVMPETGLCAGDLAQQAEKAGLRTKATCFGTLAEGEESKVRSFVDGLRRNCRGSIYARRRGFSIEDTVICARTFRLDESPPWLPRYTGQIRRYTS from the coding sequence ATGGACGAGACGTGGATGATCTTCGTGATGCCCGAGACAGGGCTCTGCGCCGGGGACCTGGCGCAGCAGGCGGAAAAGGCGGGCCTGAGGACGAAGGCGACGTGCTTCGGCACGCTCGCCGAAGGCGAGGAGTCGAAGGTACGTAGCTTCGTCGACGGCCTGAGGCGGAACTGCCGGGGGTCGATATACGCCCGGCGCCGGGGCTTCTCGATCGAGGACACCGTGATCTGTGCCCGAACATTCCGCCTCGACGAGAGCCCCCCGTGGCTGCCCCGCTATACGGGGCAGATAAGGCGCTATACATCGTGA
- a CDS encoding metallophosphoesterase family protein encodes MRILALSDIHGKFFRLDGIMKKSDPVDVVVVAGDLTHGGPPENAVRSISELKHFCKNVLCVAGNWDTPEVKEAIGHYAVDLEETPKIYGNTEFMGLGGSNPTGNSTPNEYTEEQLAYKLDVLLSHTPPQRTVLVTHTPPQNTLDMTPKGAAGSPALRSALDRVDVIICGHIHAARGKIKDGAWIINPGYAADGQAAVIDLDTMDIIWIDSVV; translated from the coding sequence ATGAGAATATTGGCCCTCTCGGACATCCACGGCAAGTTTTTCCGGCTGGACGGCATCATGAAGAAGAGCGATCCCGTCGATGTCGTCGTTGTCGCCGGGGACCTCACCCACGGCGGGCCTCCGGAGAACGCGGTGAGGAGCATATCGGAGCTCAAGCACTTTTGTAAGAACGTCCTGTGCGTCGCGGGCAACTGGGACACGCCCGAGGTCAAGGAGGCCATCGGCCATTACGCCGTCGACCTGGAGGAGACGCCGAAGATCTATGGCAACACCGAGTTCATGGGCCTGGGCGGCTCGAACCCGACCGGAAATAGCACGCCGAACGAGTACACGGAGGAGCAGCTCGCCTATAAGCTGGACGTGCTCCTGAGCCATACGCCGCCTCAGCGGACTGTTTTAGTCACACATACTCCCCCCCAGAACACGCTGGACATGACGCCTAAAGGCGCCGCCGGCAGCCCGGCCTTACGCAGTGCGCTCGACAGGGTGGACGTCATCATCTGCGGCCATATCCACGCCGCGCGCGGTAAGATCAAAGACGGGGCCTGGATCATTAATCCCGGCTATGCCGCCGATGGCCAGGCCGCAGTCATCGATCTGGATACGATGGATATCATCTGGATCGATTCTGTCGTGTAG
- the guaB gene encoding IMP dehydrogenase, with translation MFLKKLDAPLGITFDDVLLVPGKSYVEPDHADVKSRFSKNIVLGVPIVSAAMDTVSVAEMAVAVAREGGIGVIHRNMAREAQVEEIKKVKRGEEILTRDVTTASPSQTIDSVWKVMTEQSISGIPIIENGRLVGILSRRDIRPIVKADPNKKIVEVMTRDVVTARESVTIDEAIDIMYEHKVERLPIINDRGSLIGIISMQSIIERRQYPNANKNGEDQLRVAAAVGPFDIERAMALDKAGADAICVDCAHAHNMRVVESARRIKKMVAADVVVGNIATAEACEDLAGFADGVKVGVGPGSICTTRVVAGVGVPQLTAVASAADVARAAGVPVIADGGVRYSGDVAKAIAAGADCVMLGNLLAGTKEAPGRLITVKGRKYKQYRGMGSLGAMAGGECSDRYSQGDMGRAKFVSEGVEGAIPYRGTVADIVYQLIGGLRASMGYCGANNIKEMQEKARFIRVTPSGIAESHPHDVIITDEAPNYPLTLWQ, from the coding sequence GTGTTCTTAAAAAAGCTCGACGCCCCGCTCGGTATTACTTTTGACGACGTCCTTCTGGTCCCGGGCAAGTCGTACGTTGAACCGGACCATGCGGACGTCAAATCCCGTTTTTCGAAGAACATCGTCCTGGGCGTCCCCATCGTCAGCGCCGCCATGGACACCGTCTCCGTGGCCGAGATGGCCGTCGCGGTCGCCCGGGAGGGCGGCATCGGCGTCATCCACCGCAACATGGCCCGGGAGGCGCAGGTCGAGGAAATAAAGAAGGTCAAGCGCGGCGAGGAGATCCTCACCCGGGACGTGACGACCGCCAGCCCGTCGCAGACCATCGACTCGGTCTGGAAGGTCATGACAGAGCAGAGCATCAGCGGCATTCCCATAATCGAGAATGGCCGGCTCGTCGGCATCTTAAGCCGCCGGGACATCCGGCCCATCGTCAAGGCCGACCCAAACAAAAAGATCGTCGAGGTCATGACCCGCGACGTGGTCACCGCCCGGGAGAGCGTCACGATAGACGAGGCCATCGACATCATGTACGAGCACAAGGTCGAGAGGCTGCCCATCATAAACGACCGGGGCAGCCTGATAGGCATCATCTCCATGCAGAGCATCATCGAGAGGCGGCAGTACCCGAACGCCAATAAGAACGGCGAGGACCAGCTCCGGGTCGCGGCCGCGGTCGGGCCCTTCGACATCGAGCGGGCCATGGCCCTGGACAAGGCCGGCGCGGACGCGATCTGCGTCGACTGCGCCCACGCCCATAACATGCGGGTCGTCGAGTCCGCCCGCCGCATAAAGAAGATGGTGGCCGCGGACGTGGTCGTGGGCAACATCGCCACCGCCGAGGCGTGCGAGGATCTGGCAGGGTTCGCGGACGGCGTCAAGGTGGGCGTAGGGCCGGGCTCCATCTGCACGACAAGGGTGGTGGCCGGCGTGGGCGTCCCCCAGCTAACGGCGGTCGCCAGCGCGGCGGACGTGGCCCGGGCCGCGGGCGTGCCGGTCATCGCCGACGGCGGAGTGCGCTACTCGGGCGACGTGGCAAAGGCCATCGCGGCGGGCGCCGACTGCGTCATGCTGGGCAACCTGCTGGCCGGCACAAAGGAGGCGCCGGGCCGGCTCATCACGGTCAAAGGGAGGAAGTATAAGCAGTACCGCGGCATGGGATCGCTTGGCGCAATGGCGGGCGGCGAGTGTTCCGACCGGTATTCCCAGGGCGACATGGGCCGGGCAAAGTTCGTGTCCGAGGGCGTCGAGGGCGCCATCCCGTACCGGGGCACCGTGGCCGACATCGTCTACCAGCTTATCGGCGGCCTGCGGGCGTCCATGGGCTACTGCGGGGCGAATAACATAAAGGAGATGCAGGAGAAGGCCCGGTTTATCCGGGTCACGCCATCGGGCATAGCCGAGAGCCACCCGCACGACGTCATAATCACCGACGAGGCGCCGAACTACCCTTTAACCCTATGGCAGTGA
- a CDS encoding HAD family hydrolase, with the protein MITTILFDIYGTLIDITTDENDPASYDALSKWLEYKYIYVSGDQLKWLYREEFARRLGSAEARSRAEADIFKNIIEEFELRVGEQKEMYPDSDVREVFRAIVMKFASRTPEELDHLSSDLSQLFRAMTRKRIFIYPTVKPALDQMQKKYRLGIVSNAQEAFTMPELGLYDLTRYFETIVLSSQAGVKKPNSRIFTRALSSLNVKPSEAVMVGNDMTADMMGASKLGMRTIFVSDRPARAIKGVTPDAVVPGINLFQVLELVDAWNVK; encoded by the coding sequence ATGATCACGACCATACTCTTCGACATTTATGGCACGCTCATCGATATCACCACGGACGAGAACGATCCCGCGTCCTACGATGCGCTGTCGAAGTGGCTCGAGTACAAGTATATTTACGTCTCCGGCGACCAGCTTAAGTGGCTCTATAGGGAGGAGTTCGCACGCCGCCTGGGCTCCGCCGAGGCCCGGAGCCGGGCGGAGGCGGACATCTTCAAGAACATCATAGAGGAGTTCGAGTTACGGGTTGGGGAGCAAAAGGAGATGTACCCCGACTCTGATGTGCGCGAAGTATTCAGGGCAATCGTCATGAAGTTCGCCTCGAGGACGCCCGAGGAGCTGGACCACCTGTCGTCGGACCTCTCCCAGCTTTTCCGGGCCATGACGCGGAAGCGTATCTTTATTTACCCCACGGTGAAGCCGGCACTCGACCAGATGCAGAAGAAGTACCGCCTGGGCATCGTGTCCAACGCTCAGGAGGCGTTCACCATGCCCGAGCTCGGCCTGTACGATCTGACCAGGTATTTTGAAACTATAGTGCTGTCCAGCCAGGCGGGCGTCAAGAAGCCCAACTCCCGGATCTTTACAAGAGCGCTGAGTAGCCTGAACGTGAAGCCGTCCGAGGCCGTCATGGTGGGCAACGACATGACGGCGGACATGATGGGCGCCTCGAAGCTCGGCATGCGCACCATCTTCGTATCCGACAGGCCTGCCCGGGCCATCAAGGGGGTCACGCCCGACGCCGTCGTCCCCGGCATCAATCTATTCCAGGTCCTGGAGCTCGTTGACGCGTGGAATGTAAAATGA
- a CDS encoding RAD55 family ATPase has protein sequence MAQHIELVRTGVPGADTILNGGIYPGSAVLVSGPPGSGKSIFGMQFVYSGAKDYGEGGLVVAMEETDRSLSEYAGSIGLEAWDGLVEKGAITMVTDDYFSKMDLPGSLEGIMELLGRTEARRMVVDPMNLFKFYFPQDVDRRRYLLKFIRILKKRGITSLLISEVMGEFPNMPLTEEMYMSDGNINLILSRMGNNVERCFRVTKMRRQAFSMKIVPMGIGRGGIEVFPEAVPYSLGE, from the coding sequence ATGGCGCAACATATCGAACTCGTCCGGACCGGGGTGCCCGGCGCTGACACTATTTTAAATGGCGGCATATACCCGGGGTCCGCCGTGCTCGTCTCCGGGCCGCCCGGCTCGGGCAAGTCCATCTTCGGCATGCAGTTCGTCTATTCCGGGGCGAAGGACTACGGCGAGGGCGGGCTCGTCGTGGCCATGGAGGAGACGGACCGCTCGCTTTCGGAGTACGCGGGCTCAATAGGGCTGGAGGCCTGGGACGGCCTCGTGGAGAAGGGGGCCATAACGATGGTAACCGACGACTACTTCTCGAAGATGGACCTCCCGGGCTCGCTGGAGGGCATCATGGAGCTGCTGGGCAGGACGGAGGCGAGGCGAATGGTCGTCGATCCGATGAACCTGTTCAAGTTCTACTTCCCGCAGGACGTGGATCGGCGGCGATATCTGCTGAAATTCATCCGCATCCTGAAAAAGCGCGGGATCACCTCGCTGCTCATATCGGAGGTCATGGGCGAATTCCCCAACATGCCCCTGACCGAGGAGATGTACATGAGCGACGGGAATATCAACCTCATTTTATCCAGGATGGGGAACAACGTGGAGCGCTGCTTCCGGGTGACCAAGATGCGGCGCCAGGCATTCAGCATGAAGATCGTGCCCATGGGCATCGGGCGGGGCGGCATCGAGGTCTTCCCCGAGGCGGTGCCCTACTCACTAGGGGAGTGA
- the rnhB gene encoding ribonuclease HII — MPLIAGIDEAGRGPVIGPMVVCGVSVSEKKHRKIKSMGLKDSKLLTPKKREEFAVKIKEVCEYELVVVSPERIDSRADDETNLNELEVECFSNILRALRPAVAYVDACDVNAERFGINVKKGLDFELDIVSRHNADRDYPVVSAASILAKVHRDALVQEICESIGEDVGSGYSHDPITREFLRGYYKKNKCMPPFVRKSWKTTTAIINDCLQARLFQFD; from the coding sequence GTGCCCTTGATCGCTGGCATCGACGAGGCGGGCCGGGGCCCCGTTATTGGGCCCATGGTGGTCTGCGGCGTCTCGGTCAGCGAAAAGAAGCACAGGAAGATCAAGTCCATGGGCCTTAAGGACTCCAAGCTTCTCACGCCTAAAAAAAGAGAGGAGTTCGCCGTAAAAATTAAAGAGGTCTGCGAGTATGAGCTCGTTGTGGTGAGCCCGGAGCGCATCGACTCCAGGGCCGACGACGAGACGAACCTCAACGAGCTCGAGGTCGAGTGCTTTTCGAATATCTTAAGGGCGCTGAGGCCCGCGGTCGCGTACGTCGACGCCTGCGACGTGAACGCGGAGCGTTTCGGCATCAACGTGAAAAAAGGCCTGGATTTCGAGCTCGATATCGTCTCCAGGCATAACGCCGACCGGGACTATCCCGTTGTCTCTGCCGCCTCCATCCTGGCCAAGGTCCACCGGGACGCCCTCGTTCAGGAGATCTGCGAATCCATCGGGGAGGACGTGGGGAGCGGGTACTCGCACGACCCCATCACGAGGGAGTTTTTACGGGGCTATTATAAGAAGAATAAGTGCATGCCGCCGTTCGTGAGGAAGTCCTGGAAGACCACGACGGCCATCATCAACGACTGTTTGCAGGCCCGGCTTTTCCAGTTCGATTAA
- a CDS encoding presenilin family intramembrane aspartyl protease PSH: MFLLLVQAISLLLVPPLQSYHLDNAFGNPESVWNSLYYVVLLLLFTGAMLIIVRYKVNWLIQAIMAVAVLSTLVYVLFGLAVLLVPSVDPLIAGGVSVVLSLLLTALLIVYPEWYIIDTVGVLVAAGASALFGISLAILPTIVLLVILAVYDYISVYKTKHMLKLAEGFMDLKMPIMFVMPRRWGYSFMENNKGLPAEGAEREAYFMGLGDAVMPTMLAVSANAFLSAPPLLGFVNVPALGCILGTLVSYVVLMYIVVELKKPQAGLPFLCTGAIAGFLLGCLAAGVRPF; encoded by the coding sequence CTGTTCCTTCTGCTCGTGCAGGCCATCTCGCTGCTGCTTGTGCCTCCCCTTCAGAGCTACCACCTGGATAATGCCTTCGGGAACCCGGAGAGCGTTTGGAACTCGCTTTATTACGTGGTGCTGCTGTTGCTTTTCACCGGGGCCATGCTTATCATAGTCAGGTACAAGGTGAACTGGCTGATCCAGGCCATCATGGCCGTCGCCGTATTATCGACGCTGGTCTACGTCCTGTTCGGCCTGGCCGTGCTGCTCGTGCCGTCCGTCGACCCGCTGATCGCCGGGGGCGTATCGGTCGTGCTTTCCCTGCTGCTCACGGCGCTTCTCATCGTCTACCCCGAATGGTACATCATCGACACGGTGGGCGTGCTGGTGGCGGCGGGGGCGAGCGCCCTCTTCGGCATATCGCTGGCCATCCTGCCGACCATCGTACTGCTGGTGATCCTGGCCGTCTATGACTATATCTCCGTCTACAAGACGAAGCACATGCTCAAGCTGGCCGAGGGCTTCATGGACCTGAAGATGCCCATCATGTTCGTCATGCCCCGGCGGTGGGGCTACTCGTTCATGGAGAATAATAAGGGCCTGCCGGCCGAGGGTGCCGAAAGGGAGGCGTACTTCATGGGCCTGGGCGACGCGGTCATGCCGACCATGCTGGCCGTATCCGCCAACGCCTTCCTCAGCGCGCCCCCGCTCCTGGGCTTCGTGAACGTGCCCGCCCTGGGCTGCATCCTGGGCACGCTGGTCAGCTACGTCGTCTTAATGTACATCGTGGTGGAGCTGAAAAAGCCCCAGGCCGGGCTGCCGTTCCTCTGCACCGGGGCTATCGCGGGCTTCCTGCTCGGCTGCCTCGCGGCGGGCGTCCGGCCCTTCTAA
- a CDS encoding VOC family protein codes for MIERISHVTVLVRDYDEALDFYTNKLGFEKAEDSKMPSGDRWLTVSPKQGRDVQIVLQKPGKATFGDLTEEMLGRIGQGTAWAFKVDDCKKTCDELAKRGVKILSPPQDFGFAIEAMFADLYGNPYILMQPPAGRK; via the coding sequence ATGATCGAGAGAATATCGCACGTGACCGTCCTGGTCCGGGACTACGACGAAGCGCTGGACTTTTACACAAATAAGCTCGGGTTCGAGAAGGCCGAGGACTCGAAGATGCCCTCGGGCGACCGGTGGCTGACCGTATCGCCGAAGCAGGGGCGTGACGTGCAGATCGTGCTGCAGAAGCCGGGCAAAGCCACGTTCGGCGACCTGACGGAGGAGATGCTCGGGCGGATCGGCCAGGGCACCGCCTGGGCGTTCAAGGTGGACGACTGCAAAAAGACGTGCGACGAGCTCGCGAAAAGAGGCGTGAAGATACTGAGCCCCCCGCAGGACTTCGGGTTCGCCATCGAGGCCATGTTCGCCGACCTCTACGGTAATCCGTATATCCTGATGCAGCCGCCGGCGGGCAGAAAGTAA
- a CDS encoding (5-formylfuran-3-yl)methyl phosphate synthase: protein MKLLVSPMNVQEAIAAEQGGADIIDVKNPKEGSLGANFPWVIAQIKSSITKPLSATIGDFGFKPGTASLAALGAAVAGAQYIKVGLYDIHTPEQAYELLAGITRAVRTFDAEKTIVASAYSDYSRIGSISPYELPEAAKKADVDVVMVDTGIKDGKSTFEFMSNEELKRFVGLAHDNRLHCAIAGSIKFEDIPAIKNIAPDIIGVRGMVCGGDRTEAIRPELVRKLKAMLG from the coding sequence ATGAAGCTATTAGTCAGCCCCATGAACGTTCAGGAGGCGATCGCGGCCGAGCAGGGCGGCGCCGACATCATCGACGTCAAGAACCCGAAGGAGGGCTCCCTCGGCGCCAACTTCCCGTGGGTCATCGCGCAGATCAAGTCCAGTATAACGAAACCGCTGAGCGCGACCATCGGCGACTTCGGCTTCAAGCCCGGCACGGCCTCCCTGGCGGCGCTGGGCGCGGCGGTGGCCGGCGCGCAGTACATCAAGGTTGGGCTGTACGACATTCACACGCCGGAGCAGGCTTACGAGCTCCTGGCCGGCATCACCAGGGCCGTCCGCACCTTCGACGCTGAAAAGACCATCGTCGCTTCGGCTTACTCCGATTATTCGAGGATCGGGTCCATCAGTCCTTATGAGCTGCCGGAGGCAGCGAAGAAGGCCGACGTCGACGTGGTCATGGTGGACACGGGCATCAAGGACGGCAAGTCCACTTTCGAGTTCATGAGTAACGAGGAATTAAAAAGATTCGTCGGCCTGGCTCACGATAACCGGCTCCACTGCGCCATCGCGGGCTCCATCAAATTCGAGGACATCCCGGCGATAAAAAATATCGCGCCGGACATCATCGGCGTCCGGGGCATGGTATGCGGCGGGGACCGCACCGAGGCCATCCGGCCCGAGCTCGTCCGGAAGCTCAAGGCCATGCTGGGATAA
- a CDS encoding B12-binding domain-containing radical SAM protein — protein sequence MKVLLVYMNRYRPMAPPPIGIAYLVEPLRREGHDVKVVDLMFSRDPEGELRRAIAGFRPDVAGLSLRNVDNQDMRHTQYFVDDAKRLAGIVKSAGVTTVLGGTAFTTFPAQMLEYLGADYGIAGQGEESLPRLLASLNTGSLDRGIPGLVWRENGHIKANPPDLGGYRSKARWDLVPMNGYAKGFLAGAVVTKSGCPYRCAYCNVTTAFGGELRPRNVDDIVGEIRALKAQGTRVITLTDACFNTPAGYAKDVLSAIIRSGLKVYLNTTIVPVAGHFDDELLGLFKKAGGICASLGAETFSRRMLRSYNKPFTLEDALACARLLDRHKIPFMVQALFGGPGENASTIRESLDTLRHVHYASFTYTMGIRLLPGTRLFETAKGEGLVNDASELFKPRFYISRDLDVQWAERMIKRTMLRYSYRNLKMLPVRARRALAGIIR from the coding sequence ATGAAGGTCCTCCTGGTCTACATGAACCGCTATCGCCCGATGGCGCCTCCGCCGATCGGCATCGCCTACCTCGTGGAGCCGCTGCGCCGGGAGGGCCATGACGTGAAGGTCGTCGACCTCATGTTCTCCAGGGACCCGGAGGGCGAGCTCAGGAGGGCCATCGCAGGGTTCAGGCCGGACGTCGCGGGGCTGTCCTTACGCAACGTGGACAACCAGGACATGCGCCACACGCAGTACTTCGTGGATGACGCGAAGCGGCTGGCGGGCATCGTTAAATCCGCGGGCGTGACCACGGTGCTCGGCGGCACGGCGTTTACGACGTTCCCGGCCCAGATGCTCGAGTACCTGGGCGCCGACTACGGCATCGCGGGCCAGGGCGAGGAGAGCCTGCCGCGCCTGCTGGCGTCGCTGAACACGGGCAGCCTGGACCGGGGCATACCCGGCCTGGTGTGGAGGGAGAACGGGCATATAAAGGCTAACCCGCCCGACCTTGGAGGATACCGCTCTAAGGCCCGGTGGGACCTGGTGCCCATGAACGGATACGCGAAGGGCTTCCTGGCGGGCGCCGTCGTCACCAAGTCCGGATGCCCGTACCGCTGCGCCTACTGCAACGTGACCACGGCGTTCGGCGGAGAGCTCAGGCCCAGGAACGTGGATGACATCGTGGGCGAGATCCGGGCGCTGAAGGCGCAGGGCACCCGGGTGATTACGCTCACCGACGCCTGCTTTAACACGCCTGCCGGCTACGCCAAAGATGTACTGAGCGCTATCATCCGGTCGGGCCTGAAGGTATATCTGAATACCACCATCGTGCCGGTAGCCGGCCACTTCGACGACGAGCTCCTGGGATTATTTAAAAAGGCCGGAGGAATCTGCGCCTCGCTTGGCGCGGAGACGTTCTCGAGGCGGATGCTGCGGAGCTACAATAAGCCCTTTACGCTGGAGGACGCGCTGGCATGTGCCAGGCTGCTCGACCGCCATAAAATACCGTTCATGGTGCAGGCCCTGTTCGGCGGCCCAGGGGAGAACGCCTCCACGATCAGGGAATCGCTCGATACGCTCCGTCACGTCCATTATGCGAGTTTCACTTACACCATGGGCATCCGTCTGCTGCCCGGCACCCGCCTCTTCGAGACGGCGAAGGGCGAAGGCCTCGTCAATGACGCCTCCGAGCTGTTCAAGCCCAGGTTTTATATCTCCCGGGACCTGGACGTGCAGTGGGCCGAGCGAATGATAAAGAGGACAATGCTCCGCTACTCGTACCGGAACCTGAAGATGCTCCCCGTCAGGGCCAGGCGGGCGCTGGCCGGCATCATCCGGTAA
- the lysS gene encoding lysine--tRNA ligase — protein MTYRVFWADSIADEVVERYGKGEVVVKCAASPSGGKHIGNINDILRGYFISESLKSMGVRTRHVHTSDDRDPLRKIPERMPDREGKWKVLSEKELGELGKYIGIPYVHVPDPFGCCKSWAEHFNKVWLDGVEALGVHVEDFSNDALYSEGRFEPPMRTILSDIPLAREVISKFQMNTPADYIPFNPICENCGRITAKATAVHLDDWAVDYVCESKSLAGEFEVPGCGHQGTTSLNNGKLPWRFEWPSQWQIFDVRMEPFGKDHYEGSWPSGQEISKVILKRQPPVYTVYEFFLINGAKMSTRHGNVFITQDMLEIMEPETFLYFYSLNPMKQKNLDVKNINFIVDAFDRFERIHYDEVETPDPEEKETAKRVYPMLPIGRRKVRIPYTFAAMVSVSKNDEHIIRTLKKTGHLPQDATREQEQDALTRVYKAGTWAHKYGPEEYNVTIAEKLEVPPDIDAAEKEALSELADYIEAKHTEEETQYEIFEMAKRRGIKPGKLFKTAYLLLLGKPRGPKLGPFLLALDTDFVVKRLRLDA, from the coding sequence ATGACGTACAGGGTATTCTGGGCCGATTCGATCGCCGACGAGGTCGTCGAGCGCTATGGAAAGGGCGAGGTCGTGGTCAAGTGCGCCGCGTCCCCCTCGGGCGGCAAGCACATCGGCAACATCAACGACATTCTCAGAGGCTATTTTATCAGCGAGTCGCTAAAGAGCATGGGCGTCAGGACCCGGCACGTCCACACGAGCGACGACCGGGACCCGCTGCGGAAGATCCCGGAGCGCATGCCGGACCGCGAGGGGAAGTGGAAGGTCCTCTCCGAAAAGGAGCTCGGGGAGCTGGGCAAGTACATCGGCATACCCTATGTCCACGTTCCCGACCCGTTCGGCTGCTGCAAGTCGTGGGCCGAGCACTTCAACAAAGTCTGGCTCGACGGCGTCGAGGCGCTGGGCGTCCACGTGGAGGACTTCAGCAACGACGCGCTCTACAGCGAGGGCAGGTTCGAGCCGCCGATGCGGACGATCCTGTCGGACATCCCGCTGGCCCGGGAGGTCATCTCGAAGTTTCAGATGAACACCCCGGCCGACTACATTCCATTTAACCCCATATGCGAGAACTGCGGCCGGATCACGGCGAAGGCGACCGCGGTCCATCTGGACGACTGGGCCGTGGACTACGTGTGCGAGTCGAAATCGCTCGCCGGCGAGTTCGAGGTGCCCGGCTGCGGCCACCAGGGGACCACGTCCCTCAACAACGGCAAGCTCCCCTGGCGCTTCGAGTGGCCCTCCCAGTGGCAGATCTTCGACGTCAGGATGGAGCCCTTCGGCAAGGACCACTACGAGGGCTCGTGGCCGTCAGGGCAGGAAATATCGAAAGTAATTCTCAAAAGGCAGCCGCCCGTATACACCGTCTACGAGTTCTTCCTGATCAACGGGGCCAAGATGTCCACGCGGCACGGCAACGTGTTCATCACCCAGGACATGCTGGAGATCATGGAGCCGGAGACGTTTTTGTACTTCTACTCTCTCAACCCCATGAAGCAGAAGAACCTGGACGTCAAGAACATCAACTTTATTGTCGATGCTTTCGACCGGTTCGAGCGTATCCATTATGACGAGGTGGAGACCCCGGACCCCGAGGAGAAGGAGACCGCGAAGCGCGTATATCCCATGCTGCCCATAGGCCGCCGGAAGGTGCGCATACCCTACACGTTCGCCGCCATGGTGAGCGTCTCGAAGAACGACGAGCACATCATCCGTACGCTCAAAAAGACCGGCCACCTGCCCCAGGACGCCACAAGGGAACAGGAACAGGACGCCCTGACGCGCGTATACAAGGCCGGCACCTGGGCGCACAAGTACGGCCCCGAGGAGTACAACGTCACGATAGCGGAAAAGCTCGAGGTGCCCCCCGACATCGACGCCGCCGAAAAAGAGGCGCTCTCCGAGCTGGCCGACTACATCGAGGCGAAGCACACCGAGGAGGAGACGCAGTACGAGATCTTCGAGATGGCCAAGCGCCGGGGCATCAAGCCCGGAAAGCTGTTCAAGACGGCCTACCTGCTGCTCCTTGGAAAGCCCAGGGGGCCCAAACTCGGGCCGTTCCTGCTGGCGCTGGACACTGACTTCGTCGTGAAGAGGCTGCGCCTCGATGCGTAA
- a CDS encoding phosphotransferase, which produces MQSTAAPDWLAGLARQHPDVFGASSGPLAEMEVPPASSHESRVYGADVPRVHVKFFRRTLGRTGVTYDPCREMLSEYGILREFEKNGFASGRHRVVRALGVNEGLDCALATAYVPGESLLSIVQRTLNGGEDRELLSALDLTAGLLRKIHTLMPQSPKVDGADTFYSFMKPLFYLEDQGALDGSHRRIMKGLSRWHGRRPLFEQRGVTVHGDANPSNFKIHEGIIYGFDLERSRPGRSPLLDVGTMVAELQHQCGYITKDMRRAGPYVEHFLHAYAPSALESDMIEGLLPFYVALGFFKIAMLGYWKRDYRRYLVEAGARLIEEGP; this is translated from the coding sequence ATGCAGAGCACGGCCGCGCCCGACTGGCTGGCGGGCCTCGCCAGGCAGCACCCGGATGTGTTCGGCGCCAGCTCCGGCCCGCTGGCGGAAATGGAAGTGCCGCCGGCGTCGTCCCACGAGTCCCGCGTGTACGGGGCGGACGTCCCCCGGGTCCACGTCAAATTTTTCCGCCGAACCCTGGGCCGCACCGGCGTCACCTATGACCCGTGCCGGGAGATGCTCTCAGAGTACGGCATCCTCCGGGAGTTCGAGAAGAACGGGTTCGCCTCGGGCAGGCACAGGGTCGTGAGGGCGCTGGGCGTCAACGAGGGCCTGGACTGCGCGCTGGCCACGGCCTACGTGCCCGGCGAATCATTGCTGTCCATCGTCCAGCGGACGCTGAATGGCGGAGAAGACCGGGAGCTGCTGAGCGCCCTGGACCTGACGGCAGGGCTCCTCCGGAAGATCCACACGCTCATGCCCCAGAGCCCGAAGGTGGACGGCGCCGATACCTTTTACTCGTTTATGAAGCCCCTGTTTTATCTGGAGGACCAGGGCGCCCTGGACGGGTCCCACCGCCGGATCATGAAGGGCCTGAGCCGCTGGCACGGCCGCCGGCCTCTCTTCGAGCAGAGGGGCGTAACCGTCCACGGCGACGCCAACCCGTCGAACTTTAAGATACACGAGGGCATCATTTACGGCTTCGACCTGGAGCGCAGTCGCCCGGGGCGGAGCCCTCTCCTGGACGTGGGCACTATGGTGGCCGAGCTCCAGCACCAATGCGGGTACATTACGAAAGACATGCGGAGGGCTGGGCCCTACGTGGAACATTTTCTGCATGCCTATGCGCCCTCGGCCCTGGAGTCGGACATGATCGAGGGGCTACTTCCGTTCTACGTGGCCCTGGGCTTTTTCAAAATAGCCATGCTGGGATACTGGAAGCGCGACTACAGGCGCTATCTGGTCGAGGCGGGCGCGCGGCTCATCGAGGAGGGGCCATGA